The genomic DNA AATTTAGTGAATATCTACCAAATCGATTAAAAAAAGATAAGCTGATATCTTATGGTATCGTCTATCTTTGATAATTTGATATATTCATTTGCATCCGTTTTATCTCTCCTTCTTTTTTGCTTCAGTTGATCGTCTCTATCTCGCGCAGATATAGATACAAATCCCGCGCCATAATAGCCCGATTATCTTTGGCTAGTTGCCCTCCTGTCAAAATCCGTATCAAGTAGATCAAAAATCTCCGCATTAAAATCAATTTGTAGAAATAAAAAACTGTTAATTTATTTGCTCATAGATTTTTCATAGATGATTTGAGCAGTATATCCGCTGTTCTATACTCTGCCTTGCTTTTCGCATTATCACATAAGTAGCCGTGCAAAACTATCGCATCGAGATATTTTGGCTTAAAGGTGGATGCAATAACCAAAAATATACGCGGTATATCAGCACCGTTTTTATATCCTTTTGGTATATTAATACCACTAACTTGCTGAGAACAGCATACTAAAAAGCTTTGCTTCATTTTAATGATAAAAAATAAAGCACTAAAATATTATGACATATATACGTCATAATATTTACATTAAAAATCAGACGATATTGAGTTACAAAGTATATCAAATTTGGTAACAATTCATTTCATTAAGTTAATGCTTAAGATGATATTCTTTCACTTCTAAATTTCCCATCATTCCTAAATCCTCGTGCTCTAGTATATGGCAATGAAACATTCTAGTTCCAACAAAATCCTGTTTCATTCTAAGTCTTATCTCTTCATTTGGTCTGACATTGATTGTATCTCTTAATGCTCTAAACTCCGGTTTTGATACAACGTTATTTAGTTTTGAGCTAATAACTTCAAATTGAGTTCCATGTATGTGAAATGGATGGTCCATATGCGAGTTGTTATTTACTACCCACTCTTCCACTACTCCAACTTCAGAAATTAAATCAGTCCTATTTAAATCATAAGTCTTTGAATTCATCAAAAACATTGATGCAAGGGCTGCTTTAATCTCATTGTCATCTTTAGAATTCATTATTTGCATCATTTTTGAGTGATTTTCACTCATAATTATTTCTTTAAAGCTTTTAGGCTCTTCTAATCTTGGTAATTCTCTTAATTTATCTGGAATACTAATATCTTTATTCTCTAGGATGATATCAGCTAAAAATAATGTTTTTGGCTCTTCTTGTACCATCATTTTATCTCTATTATAATATAAGCTTTCAAGCTTAAACTCACCGCTTTTACTACTTTGTATTAATACTTCAACTCTTGAAGCAGGAGTTAAAAATATCTCATCTTTATAAATCGGTTTTTGAATCAGCCCACCGTCGGTTCCTACTAGTATAAAATTTGCTCCGTGTATTTTTAATCTCAAATATCTTGCAGAAGTAGCATTATATATTCTTATACGTTCATTTGTGACTAAGCGTATTTTAGGTTTATACTGCCCATTTATTAAAATAAATTCTCCCTCTCTTCCATTTAGCCAATCGGTTAAATTGTTATTTGGAATTTGAGCATTCTCATCAAGTCTTAAATCGCTTATCATCAAATCTTTTTCTACTAAATCGCTTAAGACATCTTGCTTAGACTTAACGACAAAAGCTCCAGCTAAACCCATAAAAACCTGTTTTGAAGCAATATGGTGAGGATGTGGATGATACCAGTATGTTCCAGCGCTACCCATAGGCAAGTTAAAGCGATATACTCTTTCTTCGCCAGCTAAAATATGATCATGCGGATTACCGTCTTGCTCTGGAGCTACCAGTAGTCCGTGCCAATGAATGGTTGTAGGCTCACTTAACCTATTTTTAACTAAAATTTCTACGTTATCGCCTTCAAAAACCTCAATTTTTGGTGCTGGTATTGTACCGTTATATGTATATACTTTAGTCTTTTTACCTTTAACTATCTCTAGTTGGCTTTGAGTAATTTGTAAAGTTGCTTTAAACGTATTTTTTGTTTTGCTTTCATTTTTAAGCAAAGGCAAGGCTTTTAGATTTTGATTTTGCGGAAAATATTTTTCATCAAGAAGCTTTAAATTGTTTGAAGAAAAGTTAATAAAA from Campylobacter fetus subsp. fetus includes the following:
- a CDS encoding DUF1353 domain-containing protein, whose translation is MKQSFLVCCSQQVSGINIPKGYKNGADIPRIFLVIASTFKPKYLDAIVLHGYLCDNAKSKAEYRTADILLKSSMKNL
- a CDS encoding multicopper oxidase family protein — translated: MNRRTFLKLNALGLVSFCNAYANHINHFGMHHEMMNVNDSILNIDTSFINFSSNNLKLLDEKYFPQNQNLKALPLLKNESKTKNTFKATLQITQSQLEIVKGKKTKVYTYNGTIPAPKIEVFEGDNVEILVKNRLSEPTTIHWHGLLVAPEQDGNPHDHILAGEERVYRFNLPMGSAGTYWYHPHPHHIASKQVFMGLAGAFVVKSKQDVLSDLVEKDLMISDLRLDENAQIPNNNLTDWLNGREGEFILINGQYKPKIRLVTNERIRIYNATSARYLRLKIHGANFILVGTDGGLIQKPIYKDEIFLTPASRVEVLIQSSKSGEFKLESLYYNRDKMMVQEEPKTLFLADIILENKDISIPDKLRELPRLEEPKSFKEIIMSENHSKMMQIMNSKDDNEIKAALASMFLMNSKTYDLNRTDLISEVGVVEEWVVNNNSHMDHPFHIHGTQFEVISSKLNNVVSKPEFRALRDTINVRPNEEIRLRMKQDFVGTRMFHCHILEHEDLGMMGNLEVKEYHLKH